A single genomic interval of Macaca nemestrina isolate mMacNem1 chromosome 14, mMacNem.hap1, whole genome shotgun sequence harbors:
- the LOC105471986 gene encoding torsin-4A isoform X2, with protein sequence MDRGQPSLEPAAAAPQATGRCMIAPVRAVLRLRRRVCVLRKRRLLQLGGGPDVGTGVPRPGCSPPAPRGDLDQPQFFTFDGPAELPSRTPRKKRRRSRLVLYPETSRKYRPRVEHRSRAQHCLLLLVAIVGFQVLNAIENLDDNAQRYDLDGLEKALQRAVFGQPAAIARIVALMRDYLATHVHSRPLLLALHGPSGVGKSHVGRLLARHFRSVLEDSSLVLQYHARHHCPEARAAQDCREELARRVADVVARAEAEEKTPLLVLDDVELLPRPLLDELHGFLQPQRSHHFHNAIYVLLSGAGGAEVTRFVLQNASRALPLLPDGARSAEASAAQAEEDLRTSLWALLSREHPLWQAAAIVPFLLLDKRDVVSCFREEMAGEGFFPDQARAEDLAAQLSFYRVAGREFAVTGCKQVVATVNLL encoded by the coding sequence ATGGACCGCGGCCAACCCAGCCTGGAGCCTGCTGCCGCGGCCCCCCAAGCCACGGGCCGGTGCATGATCGCGCCGGTGCGCGCCGTGCTCCGCCTGCGCCGCCGGGTGTGCGTCCTACGCAAGCGGCGCCTCCTGCAGCTGGGTGGGGGGCCTGACGTCGGGACCGGGGTGCCCAGGCCGGGCTGCAGCCCCCCGGCGCCGCGCGGGGACCTGGACCAGCCGCAGTTCTTCACCTTCGACGGCCCCGCGGAGCTGCCCTCCAGGACGCCACGCAAGAAGCGCCGGCGCAGCCGTCTGGTGCTTTACCCAGAGACCTCGCGCAAGTATCGGCCGCGCGTGGAGCACAGGAGCCGCGCGCAGCACTGCCTGCTGCTGCTGGTCGCCATCGTGGGCTTCCAAGTTCTCAACGCTATCGAGAACCTGGACGATAACGCGCAGCGCTATGACCTCGATGGGCTGGAGAAGGCGCTGCAGCGCGCGGTGTTTGGCCAGCCCGCAGCCATAGCGCGCATCGTGGCGCTGATGCGGGACTACCTGGCCACGCACGTGCACAGTCGTCCGCTCCTCCTGGCGCTGCACGGGCCCAGTGGCGTGGGCAAGAGCCACGTGGGCCGTCTGCTGGCGCGCCACTTCCGCTCGGTGTTGGAGGACAGCTCGCTCGTGCTGCAGTACCACGCGCGGCACCACTGCCCCGAGGCGCGCGCCGCACAAGACTGCCGCGAGGAGCTGGCGCGGCGCGTGGCCGATGTGGTGGCGCGGGCCGAAGCGGAGGAGAAGACCCCACTCTTGGTGCTGGACGACGTGGAGCTCCTGCCGCGGCCGCTGCTGGACGAGCTGCATGGCTTCCTGCAGCCGCAGCGCTCCCACCACTTCCACAACGCCATCTACGTGCTCCTAAGTGGCGCGGGTGGCGCCGAGGTGACGCGCTTCGTGCTGCAGAACGCGTCCCGCGCGCTGCCCCTGCTCCCCGACGGCGCGCGCAGTGCTGAGGCCTCAGCGGCACAGGCGGAAGAGGACCTGCGCACAAGTCTGTGGGCTCTGCTGTCCCGGGAGCATCCGCTGTGGCAGGCCGCGGCCATCGTGCCGTTTCTGCTGCTGGACAAGCGGGATGTGGTCAGCTGCTTCCGGGAGGAGATGGCAGGCGAGGGCTTCTTTCCTGACCAGGCCCGGGCGGAGGACCTGGCCGCACAGCTCAGCTTCTACCGCGTGGCTGGCCGCGAGTTTGCTGTCACTGGCTGCAAGCAGGTGGTGGCCACGGTGAACCTCCTGTAG
- the LOC105471986 gene encoding torsin-4A isoform X1, protein MGGPERFASGPCRGAASRSEGRGRNQALALGQPGAHPAGLPGGKITPGTGSSDPRERAVAGVQRPSPSSRCREGDLYAERRSCAMDRGQPSLEPAAAAPQATGRCMIAPVRAVLRLRRRVCVLRKRRLLQLGGGPDVGTGVPRPGCSPPAPRGDLDQPQFFTFDGPAELPSRTPRKKRRRSRLVLYPETSRKYRPRVEHRSRAQHCLLLLVAIVGFQVLNAIENLDDNAQRYDLDGLEKALQRAVFGQPAAIARIVALMRDYLATHVHSRPLLLALHGPSGVGKSHVGRLLARHFRSVLEDSSLVLQYHARHHCPEARAAQDCREELARRVADVVARAEAEEKTPLLVLDDVELLPRPLLDELHGFLQPQRSHHFHNAIYVLLSGAGGAEVTRFVLQNASRALPLLPDGARSAEASAAQAEEDLRTSLWALLSREHPLWQAAAIVPFLLLDKRDVVSCFREEMAGEGFFPDQARAEDLAAQLSFYRVAGREFAVTGCKQVVATVNLL, encoded by the coding sequence ATGGGAGGACCCGAGAGATTTGCATCGGGGCCCTGCAGAGGGGCCGCTTCCCGGTCTGAGGGACGAGGCCGCAACCAGGCCCTGGCACTGGGGCAGCCCGGGGCACACCCTGCGGGACTCCCGGGGGGTAAGATCACTCCGGGGACCGGTTCCAGCGACCCGCGGGAAAGGGCGGTGGCGGGAGTCCAGAGACCCTCCCCGTCTTCCCGTTGCAGGGAGGGCGACCTGTATGCGGAGCGCCGTTCCTGCGCCATGGACCGCGGCCAACCCAGCCTGGAGCCTGCTGCCGCGGCCCCCCAAGCCACGGGCCGGTGCATGATCGCGCCGGTGCGCGCCGTGCTCCGCCTGCGCCGCCGGGTGTGCGTCCTACGCAAGCGGCGCCTCCTGCAGCTGGGTGGGGGGCCTGACGTCGGGACCGGGGTGCCCAGGCCGGGCTGCAGCCCCCCGGCGCCGCGCGGGGACCTGGACCAGCCGCAGTTCTTCACCTTCGACGGCCCCGCGGAGCTGCCCTCCAGGACGCCACGCAAGAAGCGCCGGCGCAGCCGTCTGGTGCTTTACCCAGAGACCTCGCGCAAGTATCGGCCGCGCGTGGAGCACAGGAGCCGCGCGCAGCACTGCCTGCTGCTGCTGGTCGCCATCGTGGGCTTCCAAGTTCTCAACGCTATCGAGAACCTGGACGATAACGCGCAGCGCTATGACCTCGATGGGCTGGAGAAGGCGCTGCAGCGCGCGGTGTTTGGCCAGCCCGCAGCCATAGCGCGCATCGTGGCGCTGATGCGGGACTACCTGGCCACGCACGTGCACAGTCGTCCGCTCCTCCTGGCGCTGCACGGGCCCAGTGGCGTGGGCAAGAGCCACGTGGGCCGTCTGCTGGCGCGCCACTTCCGCTCGGTGTTGGAGGACAGCTCGCTCGTGCTGCAGTACCACGCGCGGCACCACTGCCCCGAGGCGCGCGCCGCACAAGACTGCCGCGAGGAGCTGGCGCGGCGCGTGGCCGATGTGGTGGCGCGGGCCGAAGCGGAGGAGAAGACCCCACTCTTGGTGCTGGACGACGTGGAGCTCCTGCCGCGGCCGCTGCTGGACGAGCTGCATGGCTTCCTGCAGCCGCAGCGCTCCCACCACTTCCACAACGCCATCTACGTGCTCCTAAGTGGCGCGGGTGGCGCCGAGGTGACGCGCTTCGTGCTGCAGAACGCGTCCCGCGCGCTGCCCCTGCTCCCCGACGGCGCGCGCAGTGCTGAGGCCTCAGCGGCACAGGCGGAAGAGGACCTGCGCACAAGTCTGTGGGCTCTGCTGTCCCGGGAGCATCCGCTGTGGCAGGCCGCGGCCATCGTGCCGTTTCTGCTGCTGGACAAGCGGGATGTGGTCAGCTGCTTCCGGGAGGAGATGGCAGGCGAGGGCTTCTTTCCTGACCAGGCCCGGGCGGAGGACCTGGCCGCACAGCTCAGCTTCTACCGCGTGGCTGGCCGCGAGTTTGCTGTCACTGGCTGCAAGCAGGTGGTGGCCACGGTGAACCTCCTGTAG